The DNA region GGTGGGCCGCCACGGTCCACGGACGCCTACCTCTGTCGCTGCCACTCGGTGCGGGTGAGTTCGTACTCGACCTCGCCGTGCTCGGAGCCCGCGAGTGCGTCCGGCCAGTCCTGGGTGAAGGTGCGGACGAAGGACAGGCCCGCCTTCTCCATGACCCGCCGTGATCCGGTGTTGACCGTCATCGTGTTCGCGGTCACGCGCTCGACTCCGAGGTCGGTGAAGCCCTTGTCGATGAGGGCCCGCGATCCCTCGGTGGCGTAACCGCGGCCCCAGGCGGCTTTGTTGAGCCGGTAGCCGAGTTCGACGACGGCCGGGCCGGCCTCGTCCAGTGGCCTGAATTCGAACCAGCCCAGGAACAGCCCGGTGGCCTTCTCCTCGGCGGCCCAGTAGCCGCGGGTCCCGAGGCCCGGATGATCGTGCAGGAGCCGCGGCAGGGTCTTCGCCCGGATCTCCTCCCGGCTCACCGGACGGCCACCGTTGATGAAGCGCATGACGTCGGGGTCGCCGTCCAGCGCGAGCAGATGGTCGACGTCAGCGGCGGTGAACGGCCGCAGCACGAGCCGGTCGGTCTCCAGGAAGATGCCCATGCCGTGATGGTCACCGCCGCAGGACGGGGCCGCCACCGGATTTTCAGGAAACCTGGCGCCCGGGGGCCGATGCGGCCCGGATCAGGGCAGGGGCCTCACGCTTCGATGGCCTTGAGGAGATCGGCCCGTGAGGGACCGGGTGGCATGCGCCGCTCCACCTCGGGGACGAGCCGGGTGACCGCGTTGGCGAGAGCCGGAGCGGCCAGTACCTCGCGGGCGCCGGGCAGGAGGTGCGCGGCGGCTCGTTCCGCTCGCAGTGCGTCGGTGTCGCGCTGGGCGAGCAGGGCGAGGGCTTTGGCGCGGTTCCAATCCGGGTTCCGGTAGGGGGTTCCGGCCGCGTGCGCGTCCATCTCGGAGAGGCGGTGGCGGGTGTAGGCGGTGGTCTGCTCGTAGATCCGACCGAGGCTGTTCCTGGTCGCCTCGGCGAACCCGGTGACGAGCTCGACAGGATGGGCGGTGCCGGTCCGCCGCAGGATGTCCCGCAGGAGCAGGCTGTGCTGGAGGCTCATGGCCAGCCCGCGTCCCACGGTCGGCGTGGTGATGGCCCAGGCGTCCCCGACGGCCACCAGCCCGGTGACGAGAGGGTGTTGGGTGTCGTACAGGAGCCGCTTGCGGTCCGTGAGGCCGGCCATGATCTGGATGCCGTCCGTGACGGGCCGCCCGTCGAGCCAGCGGTCCGCGCCGGGGAACAGGCGCACGGCGGCGGACCAGGCGCGTTCGTTCCGCAGCGCCCGCCGCAGCTGCTCGTCGTCGCTGCGGCTGATGAGGCAGAGCGAATAGGTGCCGTGGTCGGCCGGGATGCGCAGGAGACCGAGCGATCCGTGCTCCACCACCAGGGGGAACCGGTCCGTCGGGATCGCGCCGTCGGCGGACCGGAAGTACTGGCTGTAGTAGGTGAAGCCGCGCCGGCCGGACTCGTCGACCGGACATGGCACGCCGATGTCCCGTAGCCAGGAGGGGAGTTGGGACCTGCGCCCGGTGCAGTCGACCACCAGATCGGCCTTCGACCCGCCCGCGTCGGTCTCCACTCCGGTGACATGGGGAACGCGATCGCCGGACGCACCGCCGTATGGGGTCCGCGGGCCGGGTGAGCTGCGCAGTCCCCGGCAGACGGTGCCCCGCCCGATGCGTATGCCCGCATTCTCGGCGGTGCGCGTCGCGGCGGCTTCGAGCAGGGAACGCCGGGCGGCGAGGGTGTCGAACCGTTCGTCCCCGGCCATCAGCGGACCACGGAAGGCCGGCTCGGGCGCCAGCACATTCATCCGGACGGCCCCTGCCTCCGTCATCTCCCGTACCAGGTCCGGGAGATGGGCCTCGGCCAGCTGAAGCCACCGCGCGAGCGGAAGGTGCGTTTGGCGCAGCTGTGCGATACCGGGGCGTGGCCACTGCGACCACGCGGGTTCCGCGTCGGGTGGCGGGGGCCGCGGATCGCGTTCCAGGACGGTCACCTCGTGGCCGTCCCGGGCGAGAAGCAGCGCTGTCTGCAGGCCGCCGAGCGCGGCGCCGAGTACGACGATCCTCGCCATGGTCGGTTCACTTCCTCCAAGAGGTGAGTCCGTCGGCCGAGGCTGCTGCCCCACCATTCCCTGCCTCACCATCCCCTGCCTATCCACGGCAGGGGATGGTTGGTCCCGAAGCGGCACCCCAGACAGCGATTCCTGGCCGCGTTGCGCACCGGTCAGTTGCAGGAGTTGATGGAGGTCATGGCGCCGGACGTGGTCCTGACCGCTTCGCTCGATGGCAACTAGTCGAGGCGCGAGACCTGGTAGTGGCTGATGTGCCAGCCCTCCTCCGAGCGCTTCGCCACCACGCCGAGGCTGACGGTGAGTGTGGGCCGGTCGGAGAACGAGAAGTCCACGCTCAGATAGCCGAGTACGAGGTCGTCGGCGAGGTGTCTGGTCTCGACGATCCGGTACGCGGCGGTCAGACCGAGAGGCTGGGAGTCGTAGTAGTCCGCGATGCCCTGGCGTCCCACGCTGTAGGGGTGCAGTCCCTGGAAGATCGCGTCCTCGGTGAACAGGGAGGCGACCTGCTGCGGTTCATGGCTGTCGACGGCGGCCTTCCACCGGTCGAGGACGCCACGCAGGACCGACGCGGTGTCTGTGGTGCTGTTCATAGGGCTCTCCTTGCCATGGGGTTCATGGGGTCGACAGGAGCGACGGGAGCGTCAGTGACCGGCGCTCATGCCGCCGTCGACGTGGAGGATCTCGCCCGTGACGAACGGTGCGTTCTCCAGGTAGATCACGGCGTCGACGATGTCGCTCTGCTCGCCCATCCGGCCGACCGGGTGCAGGGCGGCGAGGGCCGCATGGGTCTCCTCGGGGTGCATAGGGGTCTTGATGGTGCCCGGGGCGACCGCGTTGGTACGGATGCCGCGGGTGGCGTACTCGATGGCGAGGGACTTGGTGGCGGACTGCAGGCCGCCCTTGGTCAGCGAGGCCAGCACGGAGGGCACGTTGGCGTCGGCGTTGTCGACCAGGCTGGTGGTGATGTTGACGATGTGGCCGCCGCCCTGGGCGAGCATGTGCTCGACGGCCAGCTGGGTGATGCGGAAGAAGCCGGTGACGTTCACGCCCGTCGCGGTGGCGTAGTCGTCCTGGGTGTAGTCCGTGAAGGGCTTGGCGACGAAGACGCCCGCGTTGTTGACCAGGGTGTCGATGCGGCCGAACCTCTCCACGCCGGCGGCGATGACGCGCTCGGCGGTCGCGGGGTCGGCGATGTCGCCCTGGACGGTCAGGATGTCCGCGTCGTCGGCGGGGGCGATGGTGCGTGAGGTGGCGACGACGGCGTAGCCGAGCTTGCGGTAGGCGTCGACCAGTCCGGCGCCGATGCCCTGCGACGCTCCGGTGATGACGGCGACCTTCTGGTGCTGCGTGTTCATGGTGACCTTCTCCGGTATGGGGTGCGTATTCCTCGGCCCGGTTCGCAACTAGCCAACCGGTCGACTATTTGGAAACTAGGCGGCCGCAGGAAGAGAAGTCAAAGGTCAGAGAGCAGACGGCCAGGACCGGCTTCCTCCCAGCTGGT from Streptomyces sp. NBC_00258 includes:
- a CDS encoding SDR family NAD(P)-dependent oxidoreductase; amino-acid sequence: MNTQHQKVAVITGASQGIGAGLVDAYRKLGYAVVATSRTIAPADDADILTVQGDIADPATAERVIAAGVERFGRIDTLVNNAGVFVAKPFTDYTQDDYATATGVNVTGFFRITQLAVEHMLAQGGGHIVNITTSLVDNADANVPSVLASLTKGGLQSATKSLAIEYATRGIRTNAVAPGTIKTPMHPEETHAALAALHPVGRMGEQSDIVDAVIYLENAPFVTGEILHVDGGMSAGH
- a CDS encoding SgcJ/EcaC family oxidoreductase: MNSTTDTASVLRGVLDRWKAAVDSHEPQQVASLFTEDAIFQGLHPYSVGRQGIADYYDSQPLGLTAAYRIVETRHLADDLVLGYLSVDFSFSDRPTLTVSLGVVAKRSEEGWHISHYQVSRLD
- a CDS encoding GNAT family N-acetyltransferase; protein product: MGIFLETDRLVLRPFTAADVDHLLALDGDPDVMRFINGGRPVSREEIRAKTLPRLLHDHPGLGTRGYWAAEEKATGLFLGWFEFRPLDEAGPAVVELGYRLNKAAWGRGYATEGSRALIDKGFTDLGVERVTANTMTVNTGSRRVMEKAGLSFVRTFTQDWPDALAGSEHGEVEYELTRTEWQRQR